From one Planktothrix agardhii NIES-204 genomic stretch:
- a CDS encoding penicillin-binding protein: MANESLFPSKSPYLTIPTQQNSIIQRRRTHKGVILLLLIGCFFGCLGIKLIQLQLIEGEYNRIRAENNRLRLIPVPAKRGQILDRKGDLLAGSQLSRSVYLWPQEQSPEQWKITAEQLHAILNLPASEILQKLEKTGYRSRIPVRVSPNLSAEMFIGLAEKVENLHGVEVRGESRRHYPNGKLAAHILGYIGEATPEELKANPNYPMGMMVGKMGVEKLVNSQIKGIWGNRLIEVDAKGQEIQELGLQSPKPGQSVQLTIDLELQKTAEKSLANRRGAVVVLDVKTGAILALASGPTFDPNLFINQVTNQDWKKLQSAEQPLLNRALQGYPPGSTFKIVTTTAGIESGNFSITSKIPTATSIKFGGISFNEHGKGYGIIGFKEALAFSSNTFFYQVGVKTGPENIAKWGKELGIAGTINLDLLGLDGANPGQIPTPKEKEKLYGEPWYIGDTVTMAIGQGLVLVTPLELAVMVSTVANSGWRVQPHLLTSQTNTIQTKPIKTKISVSTLNLIQAGLIDVVKEGTGRGLNDGSIPLTGGKTGTVEIHGQPDNAMYVGFGPANKPEIAIAVLVEAGGYGAVSAAPIAQDIFKTYFSNRK; this comes from the coding sequence ATGGCTAACGAATCTCTATTTCCGTCTAAATCTCCATATCTGACAATCCCAACCCAACAAAATTCAATCATCCAACGTCGTCGGACTCATAAAGGGGTGATTTTATTATTATTAATTGGGTGTTTTTTTGGATGTTTAGGAATTAAACTGATACAGTTACAATTAATCGAGGGAGAATATAATCGTATTCGGGCGGAAAATAACCGTTTACGTCTGATTCCTGTCCCGGCTAAACGGGGTCAAATTTTAGACCGAAAAGGGGATTTATTAGCGGGAAGTCAACTCTCGCGTTCCGTATATTTATGGCCCCAAGAACAGTCTCCTGAACAATGGAAAATCACGGCGGAACAACTCCATGCTATTTTAAATCTTCCCGCTTCTGAGATTCTGCAAAAATTAGAAAAAACTGGATATAGATCTCGAATTCCAGTCAGAGTGAGTCCGAATCTTTCTGCTGAAATGTTTATTGGTTTAGCAGAAAAAGTGGAAAATTTACATGGTGTTGAAGTGCGGGGAGAATCTCGGCGTCATTATCCTAATGGAAAATTAGCGGCTCATATTTTAGGTTATATTGGAGAGGCAACACCGGAAGAATTAAAAGCAAATCCTAATTATCCGATGGGAATGATGGTCGGAAAAATGGGAGTTGAAAAATTAGTAAATTCCCAAATAAAAGGTATTTGGGGGAATAGATTAATTGAAGTCGATGCCAAAGGTCAGGAAATTCAAGAGTTAGGGTTGCAATCTCCTAAACCGGGTCAATCGGTGCAGTTAACCATAGATTTAGAATTACAAAAAACCGCCGAAAAATCCTTAGCAAATCGTCGGGGAGCGGTGGTGGTTTTAGATGTTAAAACCGGAGCTATTTTAGCATTAGCTAGTGGCCCAACTTTTGATCCTAATTTATTTATAAATCAGGTAACAAATCAGGACTGGAAAAAGCTACAAAGTGCGGAACAACCGTTATTAAATCGAGCTTTACAGGGATATCCTCCGGGTAGTACCTTTAAGATTGTCACCACCACGGCGGGAATTGAATCGGGGAATTTTTCCATTACTTCTAAAATCCCTACTGCTACATCAATTAAATTTGGGGGAATTTCTTTTAATGAACATGGAAAAGGTTATGGTATAATTGGATTTAAAGAAGCTTTAGCTTTTAGTAGTAATACCTTTTTCTATCAGGTTGGGGTGAAAACGGGGCCAGAAAATATTGCTAAATGGGGTAAAGAATTAGGAATTGCTGGGACAATTAATTTGGATTTATTGGGGTTAGATGGCGCAAATCCCGGGCAAATTCCTACTCCTAAAGAGAAAGAAAAATTATATGGCGAACCTTGGTATATTGGGGATACGGTGACCATGGCAATTGGTCAAGGTTTAGTCTTAGTCACCCCGTTAGAATTAGCTGTGATGGTTTCTACCGTGGCTAATAGTGGTTGGCGAGTTCAACCCCATTTATTAACATCTCAAACTAATACAATTCAAACAAAACCGATTAAAACTAAGATTTCTGTATCTACTTTAAATCTGATTCAAGCTGGGTTAATTGATGTAGTAAAAGAAGGAACTGGACGGGGATTAAATGATGGTTCAATTCCTTTAACGGGAGGTAAAACAGGAACCGTGGAAATCCATGGACAGCCTGATAATGCGATGTATGTGGGGTTTGGGCCTGCGAATAAACCGGAAATTGCGATCGCTGTTTTGGTCGAAGCCGGAGGATATGGGGCGGTTTCTGCGGCTCCGATTGCTCAGGATATTTTTAAAACCTATTTTAGCAATAGGAAATAG